One stretch of Pongo abelii isolate AG06213 chromosome Y, NHGRI_mPonAbe1-v2.0_pri, whole genome shotgun sequence DNA includes these proteins:
- the LOC129053476 gene encoding testis-specific chromodomain protein Y 1-like encodes MYHSIAAISHNFHYTSGDEIEEVHSYAEPGEELEAERSGYVETQLKQSWHSNCSNPVSFLIASQEFEVESIVDKRQDKNGNTEYLIWWKGYDQQDDTWEPEQHLRNCEKCILDFNRRQTEKQKKLTWTRTSRIFTNNARRRTSRSTKASYSKNSPKTQVTDRHHRSKNSKLFAASKIVRRKAASLFSDTQNMEKINSTIKTLAPKSPFNDKKTVSGFQKLEKLYPIAADQQDTVVFEVTEGKLLQDPLSCPGAEQPGVENKTQIHPPMSQMSGSVTASMATGSATQKGIVVLVDPLAANGTTDMHTSVPRVKGGQRNITDDSRDQPFIKKMYFTIKLTESASTYRDIVVKKEDGFTQIVLSTRSTERNALNTEVIKEIVNALNNAAVDDSKLVLFSAAGSVFCCGLDFGYFVKRLRNDRNRASLEMVDTIKNFVNTFIQFKKPIVVSVNGPAIGLGASILPLCDLVWANEKAWFQTPYMTFGQSPDGCSTITFQKMMGKASANEMLFAGRKLTAREACAKGLVSQVFLSGTFTQEVMIQIKELASYNQIVLEESKALVHSNIKLELEQANERECEVLRKIWSSAQGTESMLKYVENKTDEF; translated from the coding sequence ATGTACCATAGCATAGCCGCTATTTCACACAATTTTCACTACACCAGTGGTGACGAAATAGAAGAGGTTCATTCATATGCAGAACCTggtgaagaactggaggcagaaaggagtGGCTATGTGGAGACACAATTGAAACAAAGTTGGCACAGCAACTGCTCCAATCCTGTGTCTTTCCTCATCgcttcccaggagtttgaggttgaaagTATTGTTGACAAAAGACAAGACAAAAACGGGAATACAGAGTATTTGATTTGGTGGAAAGGTTACGACCAACAGGATGACACTTGGGAACCAGAGCAGCACCTCAGGAACTGTGAAAAATGTATACTTGATTTTAATAGACgacagactgaaaaacagaaaaaactgacATGGACTAGAACCAGTAGAATTTTTACAAACAATGCCAGAAGAAGAACTTCTAGATCTACAAAAGCGAGCTATTCTAAGAACTCTCCTAAAACGCAAGTGACGGATAGACACCACAGATCCAAAAACAGCAAGTTATTTGCTGCCAGCAAGATCGTTAGGAGAAAGGCAGCTTCACTTTTCTCCGACACACagaatatggagaaaataaattcaactaTCAAGACCCTTGCACCTAAAAGCCCCTTTAACGACAAGAAAACTGTGAGTGGCTTTCAGAAACTTGAGAAACTGTACCCTATTGCAGCAGATCAGCAGGACACGGTGGTCTTCGAGGTGACAGAAGGGAAACTCCTCCAGGACCCTTTGTCATGTCCTGGTGCAGAACAGCCTGGAGTAGAGAACAAGACTCAGATACACCCACCAATGTCGCAGATGTCTGGCTCAGTTACCGCTTCAATGGCCACAGGTTCAGCTACCCAAAAAGGTATAGTGGTATTAGTAGACCCATTAGCAGCCAATGGAACAACAGACATGCATACCTCAGTTCCAAGAGTGAAAGGTGGGCAAAGAAATATTACTGATGACAGCAGAGACCAGCCTTTTATCAAGAAGATGTACTTTACCATAAAGCTAACAGAAAGTGCCAGCACATACAGAGACATTGtagtgaagaaagaggatggattcACCCAGATAGTGCTATCAACTAGATCCACAGAAAGAAATGCACTGAATAcagaagtaattaaagaaatagtTAATGCTCTTAATAACGCTGCTGTGGATGACAGCAAGCTCGTGCTGTTCAGTGCAGCTGGAAGTGTCTTTTGCTGCGGTCTTGATTTTGGGTACTTTGTGAAGCGCTTAAGGAACGACAGAAACAGAGCAAGCCTTGAAATGGTGGATACCATCAAGAACTTTGTGAAtacttttattcaatttaaaaagcctattgtTGTATCAGTCAATGGCCCTGCCATTGGACTAGGTGCATCCATCCTGCCCCTTTGTGATCTCGTGTGGGCTAATGAAAAGGCTTGGTTCCAAACCCCTTATATGACCTTTGgacagagtccagatggctgttcaactattacatttcaaaaaatgatgggtaaagcatctgccaatgaaatgttatttgctGGGCGAAAGCTGACAGCACGGGAGGCATGTGCCAAAGGCCTGGTCTCTCAGGTATTTTTGAGTGGAACTTTCACCCAAGAGGTTATGATTCAAATTAAGGAGCTTGCCTCATATAATCAAATTGTACTGGAAGAATCTAAGGCCCTTGTTCACTCTAATATTAAGTTGGAGTTGGAACAGGCCaatgagagagagtgtgaggTGTTGAGGAAGATCTGGAGCTCAGCCCAAGGGACAGAATCCATGTTaaagtatgttgaaaataaaactgatgaGTTTTAG